TGGACATTAATCATGCTGATGCCGTAACGCTTCAGACGCTGCCGGGGATCGGTCCGACACTGGCCCAGCGTATCATCACCCACCGGAAGGGCTATGGCCGGTTTACAGGCGCTGACGGGCTTAGAGAAGTTGAAGGGATCGGTCTGAGGCGATTTGAGAAGCTTGAGCCCTGGATCGAGGCGCGCTGAGCGATGAGCTATCGTGTTCGCCTTGATATGTTTGAGGGCCCACTGGATCTCTTACTCTATCTGATTCAGGTCAACGAGGTCGACATCTACGATATCCCCATTGCCAAGATTACCCAGGAATACCTGGGATGCCTGGGCGGAATGGAGGCCCTTGATCTGGAGATCGCAGGAGAGTTTCTGGTACTGGCTGCCACGCTGATACATATTAAGTCGAAGATGCTTCTCCCGGTGCAGGAGTCGGTAGCGGAGGGGACCTCTGAGGACGACCCGCGGCAGGAGCTGGTGGAACGTCTCCTGGAGTACAAGCGGTTCAAAGATGCGGCCATGAAGTTCGAGGAGTTGGAGGCGGGACAGGCGCTCCTATATGTCAGGCCTGACGATCCATCGATTCCGATCGCCGAGGGCCCCCTGGAGGTCAGCCTCCCCGCGTTGCTTCGCGCATTTATGGCGATCATGCAGCGCGCACCAGAGGCGATGGCAGGCGAAATCACCCCAGACACGATCAATGTGGGAGGACGAATGGTGGCGGTGCTGGATCGGCTGACGCTTCAGAGTCCGGTACCATTCCTGGCCCTGTTCGAGGGGGTGACGACGCGCGCCTTATTGATCGCTACCTTTCTCGGGCTACTCGAGCTGTTACGTCGGGGCTTGGTCCGAGCCCGGCAATCGGATCCGGGAAGCGAGATCACGATCTATCGAATCGTAGAAACTGCGGTGGAGGCCAATGGACACCTCGGCTGACCTCGGCCCGCTTGGGGTCCTTGAGGCGTTATTATTTGTCGCCGA
The DNA window shown above is from Candidatus Methylomirabilis limnetica and carries:
- a CDS encoding segregation and condensation protein A, with the translated sequence MSYRVRLDMFEGPLDLLLYLIQVNEVDIYDIPIAKITQEYLGCLGGMEALDLEIAGEFLVLAATLIHIKSKMLLPVQESVAEGTSEDDPRQELVERLLEYKRFKDAAMKFEELEAGQALLYVRPDDPSIPIAEGPLEVSLPALLRAFMAIMQRAPEAMAGEITPDTINVGGRMVAVLDRLTLQSPVPFLALFEGVTTRALLIATFLGLLELLRRGLVRARQSDPGSEITIYRIVETAVEANGHLG